A stretch of the Uranotaenia lowii strain MFRU-FL chromosome 3, ASM2978415v1, whole genome shotgun sequence genome encodes the following:
- the LOC129753335 gene encoding uncharacterized protein LOC129753335 gives MNRDERKVKRLIVRRNTITGSINLVKTFYENFNSERDFPQLRFRLEKLDELYREFNEIQSEIEAEEELPEEFSETRANVENDYFMLKGNLAAKLDAIAPNNSSQSPLAPPAHVSSVRLPEIKIPEFSGNFDEWMNFHDLFTTLIHVNLQLSSIQKFQYLKAVLKGEALRLIESLEVSATNYTIAWDLLNKRYDNRNLQIKQHFSALLSTPSVRKESSSALANLVDEFGKHVSVLNKLEDPKDHWNSFLVETLSSKLDPVSQKEWENQLCDDIRPTYESLVTFIQKRSRILQSLMLSQPSLPSAKFESKIESKSSRNKISIYHSANSDLPKCILCKQAHLLMQCDEFKRQTPQKRFEIAKRHGLCLNCLKSSHLMKNCTSGSCRTCNRKHHTLLHLNSFKPSSIHDDEQHTIAAQIAQSYSHSQSAPVVDSSSSVTCIADQCHVLPRVQGVPSSSVGPSKHSSSFVPSSDGHPSGSAQNTTHVTNCHTQSFFSKPSQSAVFMLTAYVKVKDLAGNFLHARALLDCASEANFVSEHLAQQLRLKRTPANVDVYGISQSVQRVKDQVPITIASRSGNFITSMEFFVLPALTRVLPSTNVDISKWVIPRNLPLADPKFNIAHDVDLIIGIKSFFSILENDQISLGQGFPILRKTVFGYVVAGETNSQPKSPAVVCNVSSIDNLDSTIRKFWEVESFEKGKSLSLEEDGRYVVRLPIREEMLHALGESFPIANRRFLSTERKLGSNDNLRADYFEFMTEYENLGHMEPVKPDLTKPHYYLPHHAIQRPESTTTKTRVVFDASCRAANNISLNDICYIGPTVQPSLISTLINFRLPKYAVTADVEKMYRQIVVHLADRPLQQILWRKNPEAPLQTFRLNTVTYGTAPAPYLATRVLNQLAHDEAENFPLAAPLIPKRFYVDDYLSGNDDKQLLIAENHQMIELLKSGGFTLRKWCSNCNEVLSQIPEALRDSRSELDIGQSGSIKTLGLRWHPQPDHFTFNVPDLETSASITKRVILSEMSRLFDPMGLLGASVVSAKIFLQSLWSEKFSWNDPLPVHHQAWWQQYRQEMESFRSLAIPRQVFMNDYDNFELHCFSDASDSAYGCCIYVLSSNEENKPICNLLASKSRVSPLNKLSTPRLELCAALLAAQLQDSIVEYTGWNCPVTFWTDSTIVLHWLASSSSVWKVFVSNRIAEIHRITRGSPWRHIPTDLNPADRISRGVSPSALIADNLWWHGPNFLCTDKSNWPPNDISLSPLHMQARGIESKQSTIILVSPPFSEKLHGVIALYKIVEQNLINEILAH, from the exons ATGAACCGTGATGAGCGTAAAGTAAAACGATTGATTGTGCGTCGGAACACTATCACTGGTTCCATCAATTTGGTTAAAaccttttatgaaaatttcaattctgagcGGGATTTTCCTCAACTGAGATTCCGCCTAGAAAAACTAGACGAGCTTTATCGGgaatttaatgaaattcaaaGTGAGATCGAGGCCGAAGAAGAATTGCCTGAGGAATTTTCAGAAACACGTGCCAATGtcgaaaatgattatttcatgCTTAAAGGTAATTTGGCGGCAAAATTAGACGCCATTGCTCCCAACAATTCATCTCAATCCCCCTTAGCTCCACCTGCACATGTTTCCTCTGTCCGTCTCCCTGAGATTAAAATTCCGGAATTTAGTGGAAATTTCGATGAGTGGATGAATTTTCACGATTTGTTCACCACCCTCATCCATGTGAACCTGCAACTTTCGTCCatacaaaaattccaatatttgAAGGCGGTTCTTAAGGGAGAAGCTCTCAGGCTTATCGAATCGTTGGAAGTTTCTGCGACTAACTACACTATCGCGTGGGATCTGTTAAATAAACGGTACGATAATAGAAATCTGCAAATTAAGCAACATTTTTCGGCACTTTTATCCACACCTTCTGTTCGGAAAGAATCTTCATCAGCCCTCGCCAATTTGGTTGATGAATTCGGAAAACACGTGAGCGTTCTTAACAAATTAGAAGATCCGAAGGATCATTGGAATTCTTTCCTTGTCGAAACTCTGAGCAGCAAGTTAGATCCAGTTTCACAGAAGGAGTGGGAAAATCAATTGTGTGACGACATTCGACCAACTTACGAATCGTTAGTCACTTTTATACAAAAGCgttctcgaattttgcaatCACTAATGCTCTCCCAACCTTCGCTACCTAGTGCAAAATTCGAATCCAAAATCGAATCAAAATCTTCTCGAAACAAAATATCGATTTATCACTCAGCCAATAGTGATCTGCCGAAATGCATCTTATGCAAACAAGCGCACCTTTTGATGCAGTGCGACGAGTTCAAAAGGCAAACACCTCAAAAACGTTTCGAAATCGCCAAAAGACATGGTCTTTGCCTCAATTGCCTAAAATCgtcacatttgatgaaaaattgtactTCTGGATCGTGTCGAACATGCAACAGGAAACATCACACCTTGTTGCACCTGAACTCATTCAAACCATCGTCCATTCACGATGATGAGCAACATACTATCGCTGCACAAATTGCGCAATCTTATTCACACTCACAATCGGCACCGGTCGTCGATTCTTCGTCGTCGGTTACGTGCATTGCCGATCAATGTCACGTGCTCCCTCGGGTACAGGGAGTGCCCTCGTCGTCGGTTGGGCCTAGTAAACATTCGTCGTCTTTCGTTCCCTCGTCGGATGGGCATCCGTCAGGTTCGGCTCAAAACACAACACATGTGACCAATTGCCATACACAATCATTTTTCTCGAAACCATCCCAATCAGCTGTTTTCATGCTGACTGCATACGTTAAGGTCAAGGACCTCGCAGGCAACTTTTTACACGCTCGTGCCTTGCTTGACTGTGCTTCCGAAGCCAACTTCGTTTCCGAACATTTGGCACAACAGCTTCGCTTAAAACGTACACCAGCAAACGTCGATGTGTATGGTATCAGCCAGTCAGTCCAAAGAGTAAAAGATCAAGTGCCGATCACCATTGCCTCTCGATCCGGCAACTTTATCACAAGcatggaatttttcgtgttgcCTGCCTTGACCAGAGTTCTTCCATCTACAAATGTAGACATTTCGAAGTGGGTAATTCCTCGCAACCTTCCCCTTGCAGACCCCAAGTTTAATATTGCACACGACGTTGACCTTATCATTGGAATCAAATCATTCTTCTCCATCTTAGAGAATGATCAGATATCGCTTGGCCAAGGTTTTCCAATTTtacgaaaaactgtttttgggtACGTCGTCGCGGGTGAAACAAACTCACAACCAAAAAGTCCCGCCGTGGTCTGCAATGTTTCGTCCATCGATAATCTGGACTCCACAATTCGTAAATTTTGGGAAGTAGAAAGTTTCGAGAAAGGCAAATCATTATCGTTGGAAGAAGACGGACGGTACGTGGTTCGTTTGCCGATTCGTGAGGAAATGTTGCACGCTTTGGGAGAATCGTTCCCGATAGCAAATCGCAGATTTCTTAGTACCGAGAGGAAGTTGGGCTCAAATGATAATCTTCGAGCGGATTATTTTGAATTCATGACTGAATATGAAAATCTCGGTCATATGGAACCTGTCAAGCCCGATCTCACAAAGCCCCACTACTACCTTCCTCACCACGCCATCCAACGTCCCGAAagcacaacaacaaaaactcgCGTCGTGTTCGATGCATCTTGCCGAGCAGCAAACAACATTTCGCTGAACGACATCTGCTACATCGGTCCCACCGTACAACCTTCGTTGATTTCCACACTCATCAACTTTCGTTTGCCAAAATACGCCGTCACAGCTGATGTGGAAAAAATGTACCGGCAGATCGTCGTCCATCTAGCTGATCGTCCTCTGCAGCAGATACTGTGGCGAAAGAATCCCGAAGCACCACTCCAAACCTTTCGTTTGAACACAGTAACATATGGTACAGCCCCTGCTCCGTACCTGGCTACTCGCGTCCTCAACCAACTTGCCCACGATGAAGCCGAAAACTTTCCTCTTGCTGCCCCACTCATACCCAAGCGTTTCTATGTGGATGATTATCTTTCGGGCAATGATGACAAACAGCTGTTGATCGCCGAAAACCACCAGATGATTGAGTTATTGAAATCTGGGGGGTTTACTCTTCGCAAATGGTGCAGCAATTGCAACGAAGTCCTCTCGCAGATTCCAGAAGCACTCAGAGACTCTCGATCCGAACTCGATATTGGCCAATCAGgatcgatcaaaacattgggACTTCGTTGGCATCCACAACCCGATCATTTCACTTTCAATGTTCCTGATCTCGAAACTtcggcttcaataacaaaacgaGTCATACTCTCGGAAATGTCTCGTCTCTTCGATCCGATGGGTTTACTCGGTGCCTCCGTCGTAAGCGCAAAAATATTTCTACAGTCGCTTTGGTCCGAAAAGTTTTCGTGGAATGATCCGTTGCCAGTACATCACCAGGCATGGTGGCAGCAATACCGACAGGAGATGGAAAGCTTTCGTTCGTTAGCCATTCCCAGACAAGTTTTTATGAATGACTACGACAATTTCGAACTGCACTGCTTCTCGGACGCTTCCGATAGTGCATATGGTTGTTGCATTTATGTACTTTCCTCGAACGAAGAAAACAAACCAATTTGCAATCTCCTGGCTTCAAAATCGCGAGTTAGCCCTCTCAACAAGCTGTCAACCCCTCGGCTAGAGCTTTGTGCTGCTCTCCTTGCTGCCCAGCTACAAGACTCTATCGTGGAATACACCGGATGGAATTGCCCGGTGACATTTTGGACGGATTCCACCATAGTGCTGCACTGGTTGGCTTCGTCGTCGTCCGTTTGGAAGGTGTTTGTATCGAACAGAATTGCTGAGATCCACCGCATCACCAGAGGCAGTCCATGGCGTCATATTCCGACTGATCTCAATCCTGCTGATCGAATCTCCCGCGGTGTCAGCCCATCAGCACTCATAGCAGACAATCTTTGGTGGCATGGACCCAACTTTCTTTGCACCGACAAATCGAACTGGCCACCAAACGATATCTCACTATCGCCTCTCCACATGCAAGCTAGAGGAATTGAAAGCAAGCAATCGACG ATCATTCTCGTCTCTCCCCCCTTCAGCGAAAAGTTGCATGGGGTTATCGCTTTATACAAAATTGTCGAACAAAACCTGATAAACGAAATTTTGGCTCACTGA